In Salinibacter sp. 10B, the following proteins share a genomic window:
- the umuD gene encoding translesion error-prone DNA polymerase V autoproteolytic subunit: protein MFSAQSPACSSELSSHALIATGFRPQRSENVQFLPLYLSHVEAGFPSAADDYIETELDLSKHLINNEEATFFVRVSGSSRAEAGIHDGDILAVDRSMEPEDRAVVVAALDTELTVKRYEVHSGHPDLMPENSSHDPVPVREGQELIIWGVVQHVMHEVS from the coding sequence ATGTTCTCTGCTCAATCCCCTGCTTGTTCCTCAGAACTCTCGAGTCACGCGCTCATTGCCACTGGGTTTCGCCCGCAGCGAAGTGAGAACGTGCAGTTCCTTCCGCTTTACCTCTCGCACGTTGAGGCGGGATTCCCATCTGCGGCCGATGACTACATCGAAACGGAGCTCGACCTCAGCAAGCACCTGATCAATAACGAGGAAGCGACCTTCTTCGTCCGCGTCTCCGGGAGCTCAAGGGCCGAGGCCGGAATCCACGATGGCGACATCCTCGCGGTCGACCGGTCGATGGAGCCAGAGGACAGGGCGGTCGTCGTGGCTGCCCTCGATACCGAGCTCACCGTCAAGCGTTACGAGGTCCACTCGGGCCACCCTGACCTCATGCCCGAAAACTCAAGTCATGATCCGGTACCCGTCCGAGAGGGGCAGGAGCTCATCATTTGGGGCGTCGTCCAGCACGTCATGCACGAGGTATCTTGA